In one Echinicola marina genomic region, the following are encoded:
- a CDS encoding M1 family metallopeptidase: MRQFLMIFYLLMISYNALYAQAEGGWSWGGEMDPLQRKFRVQHYSLEIEILPRIEGINASMEMLFDADEDLDTLRLDLVDNFEVLKVETIGQELDFSHQNDLLDVFLKAPSNKVKVFYRGRPPVAENPPWSGGFTWSNDGSGNSWVGLSCQNEGAKVFMPCLDHPSSKASQGVDLYFKVPFPYFVASNGILLNQETSLGYNYFHWASAYPIHNYGINFTMGRFVENAKEYTSLYGRSIPMKVYLLEEHRNMADKLMGVLERSVQTQEKYFGEYPFADDKIAVVETPYLGMEHQTINAYGNEFNFVTVGGNDFDPLLHHELGHEWWGNKMSVRDWGDFWIHEGFCSYGDLLYYLAQEGQVAYQERARLLASGIKNEQPLVLGKNINSDEAYQGDIYTKGAFILHSLRFVLGDELFFPLIKGFIEREEFTYENQVSTSDFIDFVANYSGKDLRGFFDIYLYSTEYPEVKINQKGKNRYDVSLSNIDFALPIEIKTSEGVEKVVLSKSPVRLKSDTPIEVDPNGWYLLEK; this comes from the coding sequence ATGAGACAGTTTTTGATGATATTTTACCTGCTAATGATTTCTTACAATGCTCTTTATGCGCAAGCAGAAGGAGGATGGTCATGGGGAGGAGAAATGGATCCTTTGCAGCGTAAGTTTAGGGTACAGCATTATTCTCTGGAAATTGAAATATTGCCTAGGATCGAAGGGATCAATGCGAGCATGGAGATGTTATTTGATGCAGATGAGGATTTAGATACTTTGCGCTTGGACCTAGTGGATAATTTTGAGGTGCTCAAGGTGGAAACTATAGGGCAGGAGCTTGATTTTAGTCACCAAAATGATCTGCTTGATGTCTTTCTGAAGGCACCCAGCAATAAGGTGAAAGTTTTTTATAGGGGTAGGCCCCCGGTTGCTGAAAACCCACCATGGTCAGGAGGCTTTACTTGGAGTAATGATGGCAGTGGAAACAGCTGGGTAGGGCTATCTTGTCAAAATGAAGGGGCAAAGGTTTTCATGCCCTGTCTGGATCATCCTTCTAGCAAGGCCAGTCAAGGTGTTGACCTATATTTTAAAGTCCCTTTTCCTTATTTTGTGGCTTCCAATGGCATTTTGTTAAATCAAGAAACTAGTCTAGGGTATAATTATTTTCACTGGGCATCGGCTTATCCCATCCATAATTACGGGATCAATTTTACCATGGGAAGGTTTGTGGAAAATGCAAAGGAATATACCTCGCTTTATGGTAGAAGTATTCCGATGAAGGTGTATTTACTGGAGGAGCATAGAAATATGGCGGATAAGTTGATGGGGGTTTTGGAAAGAAGTGTCCAGACCCAAGAGAAATATTTCGGGGAATATCCTTTTGCAGATGATAAGATAGCAGTTGTTGAGACTCCATATCTGGGTATGGAGCACCAAACCATCAATGCCTATGGTAATGAATTTAATTTTGTGACTGTAGGAGGAAATGATTTTGATCCCTTGCTTCATCATGAGTTAGGGCATGAATGGTGGGGCAATAAAATGTCGGTGAGAGACTGGGGGGATTTTTGGATTCACGAAGGTTTTTGTTCCTATGGGGATTTACTTTATTATCTAGCACAGGAGGGGCAAGTGGCTTACCAAGAAAGGGCCAGGCTTTTGGCAAGTGGTATCAAAAATGAGCAGCCGCTTGTATTGGGTAAAAATATCAATTCTGATGAGGCTTATCAAGGGGATATTTACACTAAAGGCGCTTTTATTCTCCACAGTTTGAGGTTTGTATTGGGTGATGAGTTGTTTTTTCCATTGATCAAAGGCTTTATCGAAAGGGAAGAGTTTACCTATGAAAATCAGGTGAGCACCAGTGATTTTATTGATTTTGTAGCCAATTATTCCGGGAAAGATTTACGCGGTTTCTTTGATATATACCTGTATAGTACCGAGTACCCCGAGGTAAAGATCAATCAAAAGGGAAAGAACAGGTATGATGTGTCTTTGTCCAATATTGATTTTGCACTCCCCATTGAAATAAAAACTTCTGAAGGGGTGGAAAAGGTGGTGCTTTCAAAAAGTCCTGTAAGATTGAAAAGCGATACACCAATTGAAGTGGATCCCAATGGATGGTACTTGTTGGAAAAGTGA
- a CDS encoding SusD/RagB family nutrient-binding outer membrane lipoprotein, which translates to MKSLKSIIYILGITTLVVACSLDYENNPNEVTDPPASGLLNDATKKMMDDFYDEWFQGRFTLVTVQFWTQTAYADEDRYVYRESQRETWEDFYANLEDLRKVIQLNTDEETRVENSQYGSNANQIAVARILMSWTFNVMADTWGDIPYYSFGSDDPDFQALQMADVEAEILAPVYATQDKIYADILNELDEAEAMIDVNDDGVSADVIYGGDMAKWKKFANSLRLRVALKIRGINPTLANTHIADAISRGVFASVEDNASFIYEAADVNAGPFYRAFNVSNRTDFAVSHPFCQLLLGNNLFDHDLNDITSNPFLGIRDPRIEQYAGVNRDGVYVGMPVNESSTQSQLFVWESFPGDKIINTPDFTQSLMEFAEVSFILSELNGWDQTHYENGVRASMQKWGVEPDAVAAYIAALPPASEETVLTQKYIALYMDAHTAWQEYRRTGYPKTLIMPGTEFSVIPEPGAKFDYTFTSLVEGLTDLPFRLQYPDFERTLNGDNRGQAVSRLTNGDALNSKLWWDID; encoded by the coding sequence ATGAAAAGCTTAAAATCAATAATATATATATTAGGTATAACGACCTTGGTCGTTGCATGTAGCTTGGATTATGAAAATAATCCCAATGAGGTGACAGATCCACCAGCATCAGGTTTGCTAAACGATGCGACCAAAAAGATGATGGATGATTTTTATGATGAATGGTTTCAAGGTAGGTTTACTTTGGTGACGGTGCAGTTCTGGACACAGACTGCCTATGCAGATGAAGACAGGTATGTGTACAGGGAGTCCCAAAGAGAGACATGGGAAGATTTCTATGCCAACTTAGAGGATCTCAGAAAAGTGATTCAACTCAATACTGATGAGGAAACTCGGGTGGAAAATAGCCAGTATGGTTCTAATGCCAATCAAATAGCGGTGGCCAGGATTTTAATGTCTTGGACCTTTAATGTGATGGCAGATACTTGGGGAGATATTCCATATTATTCATTCGGATCTGATGATCCTGATTTTCAGGCATTGCAAATGGCAGATGTGGAAGCGGAGATTTTAGCGCCGGTTTATGCGACTCAGGATAAGATCTATGCTGATATATTGAATGAGCTGGATGAGGCAGAAGCGATGATTGATGTCAATGATGATGGTGTGTCTGCAGATGTTATATATGGAGGGGACATGGCCAAATGGAAGAAATTTGCCAATTCTCTTAGGTTAAGGGTCGCCTTGAAAATAAGAGGAATAAATCCAACTTTGGCAAATACACATATTGCAGATGCGATTTCCAGAGGGGTGTTTGCCTCTGTGGAAGATAATGCTAGTTTCATTTATGAGGCGGCAGATGTAAATGCAGGGCCCTTTTATCGGGCTTTCAATGTGAGTAATCGAACCGACTTTGCAGTTTCCCATCCCTTCTGTCAGTTGCTGCTGGGTAATAATTTGTTTGATCATGATCTTAATGATATTACGTCTAATCCATTTCTTGGAATACGTGATCCAAGGATTGAGCAGTATGCTGGTGTAAACAGGGATGGTGTTTATGTGGGGATGCCGGTCAATGAGAGTTCTACTCAGTCTCAGCTTTTTGTTTGGGAGAGTTTTCCAGGGGATAAGATCATCAATACACCTGATTTTACACAATCTCTGATGGAGTTTGCCGAGGTTTCTTTTATTCTCAGCGAGTTAAATGGTTGGGATCAGACCCATTATGAAAATGGTGTTAGGGCCTCCATGCAAAAATGGGGAGTGGAACCGGATGCAGTGGCGGCTTATATTGCTGCATTGCCTCCCGCTAGCGAAGAGACGGTATTGACTCAAAAGTACATTGCCCTATATATGGATGCCCATACTGCTTGGCAAGAATATAGGCGTACGGGTTATCCCAAGACCCTGATCATGCCAGGTACTGAATTCAGTGTGATACCTGAGCCTGGTGCTAAGTTTGATTATACATTCACATCATTGGTGGAAGGACTGACTGATTTGCCTTTTAGGTTACAATATCCAGATTTTGAGCGAACCTTAAATGGGGATAACAGAGGGCAAGCTGTAAGTAGGTTAACCAATGGCGATGCGCTGAATTCAAAACTATGGTGGGATATTGATTGA
- a CDS encoding SusC/RagA family TonB-linked outer membrane protein, with the protein MKKSVLLALLLGLVVQFVFAQSGSVKGTVTSAESGEPIPGVSILVKGTSKGAITDLDGMYSLEIPSGGEVLIFSFIGMTSQEIVIGDQTVIDVVMESDARELSEVVVTAMGITREKASLGYSVQQVDSEELNKSQQTDVLSSLSGRVSGVQLNSSTNMGGSKRITIRGASSFFGENQPLIVIDGLPVNNSNFNDENMQEGSGGYDYGNMLNDLNPNDIESISVLKGTAAALYGSRAANGVLVITTKRGVPGKEAFSVDVSSSVNFESVYLMPDLQTKYGGGAVISDEDGGVDGFEVANINGTDYKIVQYGIDESWGPRYNPDVSVLHWDAFSEDYPEDYLNPRPWVSPENDVRDFFETGVSYVNSVAVSSSNSNSAVRFGYSNTKTTGTLPGSNMLKNNFSLSGKTKILDKLSANSTLNFVRTSTKGRPLLGYPASDQPYGNTLGQTLFQWTQRQIDFGRSKKYLNNDGTQRSWNRNAWDDPTPHYSDNHYWAAYENFSDDERDRFYGNLGLTYEIMEGLNLSGRVSGDLYSFYNRERVAVGSQAQPYYYEAVRNNYEYNYELTLGYDKRINEKFHINALIGGNQMRQRLHLNRGETSGGLVVAKVYNLLNSAGAVLVNDQTTRKGINSIFATASLGFMDMLYLDLTARNDWSTTLPEGNNSYFYPSGSVSFLFSERLNLSWLSYGKLRLGAARVSKDTDPYRVINTYQFNEDGTFQSLPRVFTPEEFLNSNLKPENTDTWEIGLEASVLNDRLGFDVTYFKNVTTDQIIPLEVSRSTGYKAKFINAGEIVNKGIEVMLRGTPVRTSDFSWDITVNYTKVDNEVKSIIEGIEAMDIGVAPFSGVTLRASVGERYGQLWGYDFLYDDDGNRVVQDNGYWARTPNLVPLGSVMPDYNMGIRNYFTYGGFDLSVLLDIQRGGKFYSVSHMWGHYSGVWEPTAGVNDQGNEIRSPVAEGGGIKLDGVTGDVEFNEDGTYTVSNTAPNETYVEGQAWAARHYHGFGMPSAQSVFDADYIKVRELALGYNFDMSSVPLVRSLRLSAYGRNLWTFGLDYKGLDPEIAVNGSGNIQGIEGAFMPTSRTYGFKLDIGL; encoded by the coding sequence ATGAAAAAAAGTGTACTATTAGCCCTCTTGCTGGGATTGGTTGTGCAATTTGTTTTTGCACAATCTGGTTCAGTAAAAGGAACGGTTACTTCAGCTGAAAGTGGAGAGCCGATTCCCGGCGTAAGTATTCTGGTGAAAGGCACCTCTAAGGGGGCCATCACAGATTTGGATGGTATGTATTCTTTGGAGATACCATCAGGAGGAGAAGTACTGATCTTCTCATTTATAGGTATGACTTCACAAGAAATTGTTATAGGTGACCAGACTGTTATTGATGTAGTGATGGAATCCGATGCAAGGGAATTGTCCGAAGTTGTCGTTACTGCAATGGGTATTACGAGGGAGAAGGCATCCTTAGGTTATTCAGTTCAGCAGGTGGATTCAGAAGAGCTTAATAAGTCTCAGCAGACAGATGTGTTGAGTTCTCTTTCAGGTCGTGTTTCTGGTGTTCAGTTAAACTCTTCGACCAATATGGGAGGATCGAAGCGGATTACCATTCGTGGTGCCAGTTCATTTTTTGGCGAAAACCAGCCATTGATTGTGATTGACGGTTTGCCTGTCAATAACTCTAACTTCAATGATGAGAATATGCAGGAAGGTAGCGGAGGGTATGATTATGGTAATATGTTGAATGACCTTAATCCCAACGATATCGAAAGTATTTCAGTTCTTAAGGGGACTGCAGCAGCACTTTATGGCTCCCGTGCAGCAAATGGTGTTTTGGTGATCACCACCAAAAGAGGTGTGCCCGGTAAAGAGGCCTTTAGCGTGGATGTAAGTTCATCAGTAAACTTTGAGAGTGTTTATTTAATGCCAGATCTTCAAACGAAATATGGTGGTGGAGCCGTCATAAGTGATGAGGATGGTGGTGTTGATGGTTTTGAAGTAGCCAATATTAACGGTACGGATTATAAGATAGTTCAGTATGGGATTGATGAAAGCTGGGGCCCAAGGTATAATCCGGATGTGTCTGTTTTGCATTGGGATGCATTCAGTGAAGATTATCCTGAGGATTATCTAAATCCACGGCCTTGGGTGAGTCCTGAAAATGATGTCCGTGACTTTTTTGAGACTGGTGTGTCCTATGTGAATTCTGTGGCAGTCTCCAGTTCCAATAGCAATTCAGCCGTCCGCTTTGGTTATTCAAATACCAAAACCACGGGTACTTTGCCTGGTTCAAATATGCTCAAGAATAATTTTTCCCTGAGTGGCAAGACCAAAATATTGGATAAACTGAGTGCCAATTCCACTTTGAATTTTGTGAGGACCAGCACCAAGGGAAGGCCGCTATTGGGGTATCCCGCTTCAGATCAGCCATATGGAAATACGCTGGGGCAGACACTTTTTCAGTGGACACAAAGGCAGATTGATTTTGGGCGCTCAAAAAAATACCTCAATAATGATGGGACACAGCGCTCTTGGAATAGAAATGCGTGGGATGATCCTACCCCTCATTACTCAGATAACCATTACTGGGCCGCCTATGAAAACTTTTCAGATGATGAAAGAGATAGGTTCTATGGTAATTTAGGCTTGACCTATGAGATAATGGAAGGCTTGAATTTAAGTGGACGTGTGAGTGGTGATTTGTATTCGTTTTATAACAGGGAAAGAGTCGCTGTAGGCTCCCAAGCGCAGCCTTATTATTACGAAGCGGTAAGGAACAATTATGAATATAATTATGAGCTGACATTAGGTTATGATAAGAGGATCAATGAGAAATTTCATATCAACGCCTTGATTGGGGGGAATCAAATGAGACAAAGGCTCCATCTAAATAGAGGTGAGACATCAGGTGGACTTGTAGTGGCCAAAGTCTATAATTTGTTGAATTCTGCTGGGGCAGTTTTGGTAAATGATCAAACAACCAGGAAAGGGATTAACAGTATTTTTGCTACAGCCAGTTTGGGCTTTATGGATATGTTGTATTTGGATTTGACGGCAAGAAATGACTGGTCTACCACCCTTCCAGAGGGCAATAATTCTTATTTCTATCCTTCAGGTTCAGTGAGTTTTTTGTTTTCTGAGAGATTGAACCTGTCATGGTTGAGTTATGGTAAGTTGCGTTTAGGGGCTGCCAGGGTATCCAAAGATACTGACCCTTACAGGGTGATCAATACCTACCAGTTTAATGAGGATGGTACTTTCCAAAGTTTGCCCAGGGTTTTTACACCCGAAGAATTTTTGAACAGCAATTTGAAGCCAGAAAATACAGATACATGGGAAATAGGCTTGGAAGCCAGTGTTCTGAATGACAGGCTTGGTTTTGATGTGACTTATTTCAAAAATGTCACTACTGATCAAATCATTCCATTGGAAGTTTCCAGATCGACAGGGTATAAGGCGAAGTTTATCAATGCCGGTGAGATTGTCAATAAAGGTATAGAGGTGATGCTGCGCGGTACGCCGGTTCGGACCAGCGATTTTAGCTGGGATATTACGGTGAACTATACCAAGGTAGATAATGAAGTGAAGAGTATTATTGAGGGGATTGAGGCCATGGATATAGGTGTGGCACCTTTTAGTGGGGTGACCTTGAGGGCTTCTGTTGGAGAAAGATATGGGCAGCTTTGGGGCTATGATTTCTTGTATGATGATGATGGTAATAGAGTAGTTCAAGACAATGGTTATTGGGCTAGGACCCCCAATTTGGTACCACTTGGGTCTGTTATGCCTGACTATAATATGGGGATCCGAAATTATTTTACTTATGGTGGTTTTGATTTAAGTGTGCTGCTTGATATTCAACGGGGCGGTAAATTCTATTCTGTTTCCCATATGTGGGGGCATTATTCAGGCGTATGGGAGCCTACTGCAGGTGTAAATGACCAAGGCAATGAAATTCGTTCCCCAGTTGCTGAAGGAGGTGGTATTAAGTTAGACGGTGTGACCGGTGATGTTGAATTTAATGAGGATGGTACTTATACTGTGTCAAATACGGCTCCCAATGAAACCTATGTAGAGGGACAGGCTTGGGCGGCAAGACATTATCATGGCTTTGGAATGCCAAGTGCACAAAGCGTGTTTGATGCTGATTATATCAAAGTCAGGGAATTGGCCTTGGGGTATAATTTCGATATGAGTTCTGTGCCTTTGGTCAGGTCATTAAGACTTTCGGCATATGGAAGGAATCTCTGGACCTTTGGTTTGGATTATAAAGGATTAGATCCTGAAATCGCCGTCAATGGTTCTGGAAATATTCAAGGTATTGAGGGGGCCTTTATGCCTACCTCAAGGACATATGGATTTAAGTTGGATATCGGACTATAA
- a CDS encoding dipeptidase produces MKNYLTISAFLLGLSVSSCNSNQEKIDYTTVSDEERLEYAKTIAHETIMVDGHVDLPYRMKVGGFTLQREILDVSTRTDGGNFDFPRAKQGGLDAPFMSIYLPSRYQQTGGAKILADSLILMTKRLAETWPEKFAMAYSPDDIENNFKAGKVSLPMGMENGAGIENNLSNVAYFHEKGIRYITLTHGKDNLIGDSSYDTTRTHGGLSEFGKQVVKEMNKVGIMVDISHVSDDTFYDVMELTNVPVIASHSSSRKFTPGFERNMNDDMVKALGKNNGVIMINFGGSFIDGDYNERTASVREHIVNWLAQNELSRSDSTAQVYIKKYLAEHNVFPDVSLVADHIDHIVSLIGIEHVGFGSDFDGVGDSLPNGLKDVSMYPNLIAELLKRGYSREDIEKICYKNVFRVWKAVEEAAS; encoded by the coding sequence ATGAAAAACTATCTTACCATTAGCGCATTTTTGCTTGGTCTTTCGGTTTCTTCCTGCAACTCAAACCAGGAAAAAATTGATTATACCACGGTTTCGGATGAGGAAAGGCTCGAATATGCCAAGACCATTGCCCATGAAACCATCATGGTGGATGGCCATGTGGATTTACCCTACAGAATGAAAGTAGGTGGCTTTACCCTACAACGAGAAATCCTCGATGTTTCCACTAGAACAGATGGGGGCAATTTCGATTTCCCCAGGGCAAAGCAAGGAGGCTTAGATGCCCCTTTTATGTCCATTTATTTACCTTCTAGGTACCAGCAAACTGGAGGGGCAAAAATTCTGGCGGACTCACTTATTTTAATGACCAAAAGATTGGCCGAGACTTGGCCGGAAAAATTTGCCATGGCCTATAGTCCTGATGATATTGAAAACAATTTCAAAGCAGGAAAAGTCTCTTTGCCCATGGGAATGGAAAATGGGGCAGGAATAGAAAACAACCTTTCCAATGTCGCCTATTTTCATGAAAAAGGCATCAGGTATATTACGCTTACCCATGGCAAGGACAATCTCATTGGCGATTCCTCCTACGACACTACCAGAACCCATGGCGGACTTTCTGAATTTGGTAAACAGGTGGTCAAGGAAATGAATAAGGTAGGCATCATGGTGGACATTTCCCATGTTTCGGATGATACCTTTTATGATGTAATGGAGCTGACCAATGTCCCCGTCATCGCATCACACAGCTCCTCCAGAAAATTCACACCTGGATTTGAAAGAAACATGAATGACGATATGGTCAAAGCACTAGGAAAAAACAATGGTGTCATCATGATCAATTTCGGCGGCAGCTTCATCGATGGTGATTATAACGAAAGAACGGCCTCTGTCAGAGAACATATTGTCAACTGGCTGGCACAAAATGAACTGAGCAGAAGCGATTCTACAGCCCAAGTATATATCAAAAAGTACCTTGCAGAGCATAATGTATTTCCCGATGTAAGCTTGGTGGCAGACCATATTGATCATATTGTAAGTTTAATCGGCATAGAACACGTAGGTTTTGGCTCTGACTTTGATGGCGTGGGAGACTCTCTGCCCAATGGGCTAAAAGACGTTTCTATGTACCCCAACCTCATTGCGGAACTGCTAAAAAGAGGATATAGCAGAGAAGACATCGAAAAAATCTGCTACAAGAATGTCTTTAGGGTATGGAAAGCCGTGGAAGAAGCCGCTAGCTAA
- a CDS encoding porin produces MNVKTFIPWKRLIQQCALFFVFICTSTLGSTLYKSDSIKENKSIQLVFQKDYGTSKTSLERGNWAAKEINRDTSWLKIGGALRLNAIYSFYEGQTFPLGTASRNEWTWDTWRINVDSYADGLQFSFEYRFYPTFNTHFIKYGWIGYRFNPEWNLQMGISQVPFGLLTYASHSWWFQAPYYLGLEDDHQMGFNLSYTPDKWTFNFAYFPLSEPRGTNDPDFGAYSSARYSYDVVPIPGESNIERNQLNLRATYQLGNTQLGTSTQWMEIYNQSTANKGNQIAGAIHAEWQQNRWNLKTEIIYYKYNKVKNDDGTLLSSLQMGAYGFGTYDVASEASLYLIGLAYDIPTNWGPISNIQIYNDYTYIHKPGKINLGNELFPFRKTQQNVLGALITAGKIYTYVDIASGYNHPWISDSFGGHALGTGRGIQYDLPISETNPIDPKPGWNTRLNINLGYYF; encoded by the coding sequence ATGAATGTAAAAACTTTTATTCCTTGGAAGCGCCTGATTCAGCAATGTGCCTTATTTTTTGTATTCATCTGTACCTCCACCTTGGGTAGTACATTATACAAATCCGACAGCATTAAAGAAAATAAAAGTATTCAATTAGTTTTTCAAAAAGACTATGGAACCAGTAAAACAAGCCTTGAAAGGGGCAATTGGGCAGCTAAAGAAATAAACAGGGACACCTCTTGGCTAAAAATCGGCGGAGCACTCAGGCTAAACGCCATTTACAGTTTTTATGAGGGACAGACCTTTCCTCTCGGAACAGCTTCCAGAAACGAGTGGACATGGGATACATGGAGGATCAATGTAGATTCTTATGCTGATGGATTGCAATTTTCTTTTGAATATCGCTTTTATCCCACCTTCAACACCCACTTTATCAAATATGGCTGGATAGGCTACCGCTTCAATCCCGAATGGAATTTACAAATGGGAATTTCACAGGTTCCATTTGGATTGCTGACCTACGCCTCGCACAGCTGGTGGTTTCAAGCCCCATATTATTTGGGACTGGAAGATGACCACCAAATGGGCTTTAACCTTAGTTATACACCTGACAAATGGACATTTAATTTTGCCTATTTCCCCTTATCCGAACCCAGAGGCACCAATGACCCTGATTTTGGCGCATATTCCAGTGCTAGGTATTCATACGATGTGGTTCCCATTCCGGGAGAAAGTAATATTGAGAGAAACCAACTTAATCTAAGAGCTACTTATCAGCTAGGAAACACTCAGCTAGGCACATCCACCCAGTGGATGGAAATTTATAATCAAAGTACTGCCAACAAAGGGAATCAAATTGCAGGAGCTATCCATGCTGAGTGGCAGCAAAACCGTTGGAATTTAAAAACGGAGATCATATACTATAAATACAACAAAGTTAAAAATGATGATGGCACCTTACTATCAAGTCTCCAAATGGGTGCCTATGGATTTGGCACTTATGATGTGGCCTCAGAAGCTTCTTTATACCTTATAGGCTTGGCCTATGATATCCCGACTAATTGGGGCCCTATCTCCAATATCCAAATTTATAATGACTATACATATATACACAAACCTGGAAAAATAAATTTAGGCAATGAACTTTTCCCTTTTAGAAAAACCCAACAAAACGTCTTGGGCGCCTTAATTACCGCAGGGAAAATATATACCTATGTAGACATTGCCTCAGGATATAACCATCCATGGATCAGTGACTCATTTGGCGGCCACGCACTTGGAACCGGAAGAGGAATACAATATGATTTGCCCATTTCTGAAACAAACCCTATCGACCCAAAACCGGGCTGGAACACCCGGCTAAACATCAATTTGGGTTATTATTTCTAA
- a CDS encoding SMP-30/gluconolactonase/LRE family protein has translation MKKTNNFLIMMMLSPVLFWNCGGESKKVAEEETLVEVEEEKVEPSLTLLWETPEELTTCESVLVDEDTGIIYVSNIAGDPREKDGVGFISIINKNGEIEEKEWVAGIDAPKGMGILEGKLYVTNIDELVEIDIEKAEIAHRYAVEGAGFLNDVDVYGGKVYFSDMETGKIHVLEAGEISEYAAEQKSVNGLRLDDDGILYSLDGAGLKKYSEGGAVEVLNSEVTGGDGLIVLGDNDFLASRWIGEIWIVQDGSATKLLDTKDAGANTADIGYLEKEQIVLVPTFMKNKVTAYKLSY, from the coding sequence ATGAAAAAAACGAACAATTTTCTGATTATGATGATGCTATCTCCAGTTCTGTTTTGGAACTGTGGAGGAGAAAGTAAAAAAGTGGCTGAGGAAGAAACCCTGGTGGAAGTTGAGGAGGAGAAGGTAGAGCCTAGCCTGACGCTTTTATGGGAGACTCCCGAAGAACTTACTACATGCGAATCGGTTTTGGTCGATGAGGATACAGGAATCATTTATGTGTCCAATATTGCAGGTGATCCGAGGGAAAAAGATGGTGTTGGCTTTATCTCCATTATCAATAAGAATGGGGAGATTGAAGAGAAGGAATGGGTGGCCGGAATAGATGCTCCAAAAGGCATGGGCATCCTTGAGGGTAAGTTATATGTGACCAATATTGATGAGTTGGTAGAAATTGATATTGAAAAGGCAGAAATAGCGCATCGCTATGCCGTGGAGGGAGCCGGTTTTCTGAATGATGTCGATGTTTATGGAGGGAAGGTTTACTTTTCAGATATGGAGACAGGTAAAATCCATGTTTTGGAAGCGGGTGAAATCAGTGAGTATGCAGCAGAGCAAAAGAGTGTTAATGGTTTACGGCTTGATGACGATGGTATTTTATACAGTTTGGATGGAGCTGGGCTCAAAAAGTATAGTGAAGGAGGTGCTGTAGAAGTGCTTAATAGCGAAGTCACAGGTGGTGATGGTCTGATTGTTTTGGGGGACAATGATTTTCTTGCCAGCAGATGGATTGGAGAAATATGGATAGTCCAAGACGGGTCGGCTACAAAATTGTTAGATACAAAGGATGCTGGGGCCAATACTGCAGATATTGGTTATCTTGAGAAGGAGCAAATAGTGTTGGTTCCAACATTTATGAAAAATAAGGTGACTGCTTATAAGTTAAGTTATTGA